The genomic segment AAAAATATTTAAAAGGGGATAAAAGATGAAATTAATTATTGGAGCTATGTTTGAAGAACTTCAAACAAGTATTGATTATTTCAAAGCTAAAAAAATTAAAAATTCAATTTGTAATATATATAAAAATGAAAAAATATTATTTTGTGTTACAGGAATTGGTTTAATTAATGCAGCTGTGGGCTTAAGTTATGTATTAAACAATTACGAAATATCACAAGTTATAAATATTGGAACTAGTGGAGCTTGTGATTCAAGTTTAAAACAAAAAGATATAGTTTGAATAAATAAAATTTTTAATAGCGCAGCTGATGCTACTGTTTTTGGTTATGATTATGGACAAATTCCAAAAATGCCTAAATTCTATGAAACTGCAAGCACTGATGTGAAGGAAAAATATATTAATAAAAATCTCGCTTCATCAGATATTTTTATTAATGATATTGAACAAGCAAGCAAACATATCAAAAAAATACCAAGCATAATAAGTGTTCTAGACATGGAATGCTTTGGGTATGCACAAACAGCTTATATTTACAAAAAACCATTTATTTCAATAAAAGTAATAAGTGATGTTATTGGTACAGAAGATAGTAATGCAGTGCAATTTAACGAATTTATAAAAATAGCTGGTAATGAAATTTTGAATGTAGTTAAAAATCTTATATAATTAATTTAAATAGAAAAGGTGTTTCATGGCTAACAATAAAATTAAAGGTAGAAAAGAATCTACAATCTTAAGAGAATTAACAATGATTTTGGAAAGAGAACTAAAAAATGATATTCTAAGGGCAGTATCAATTGCTGAAGTTAGACTAACAAATGATAGTGAAATTGCTAAAGTATTTTGATCATTTTTACCAATACAAGGAATAACAAAAGAATTAATCCAAAATGAATTAGACACTAATATTAAATTCATTAGAATGAAATTATCTAAAAAATTAGATACTAGAACAGTTCCTGAATTAAAATTTGAATATGATACAAGCTTGGAAAATGCAAACAGAATTGAAGAGATTTTAAAAAAAGTTAAAAATTAATCTTTATCAACATCATATAAAAAACTAGACAAACTTTTTAAGAACTTACTTTTTTAGCAATACTCTATATAGGTTATTTTTTCATTACTAATTCAAAAATATCTATTTTAAAAATTTTTTTGACTGATGATTTTGATTTTTTATAAATTCTCTTTTAGTCTTCTAAAAGATAATAAAAAAGTATAGACTACAGTGTACCAAAAAATTATCACATGTCTAAAAAGATGGTGTTTTATAAAGAAATCTTTTTTTCATGGAAGTATTTAAAACAAAATACTTCATTTTAAATGATTTAAACCATAAAAATCATTACCACTTCGCACTTAGAAATTTTGTATTTATGGTTGGAAACCCCAACCCTTTTCAAAGACTAAGAAAATGTTAAGTTTAAGGTTAAATAGTAAAATCTAGCGCTTTTTAATTTTTTATATCATACTTACCATTTTTAATCACTTTTTTTGTATAATCTTTAATGGTTAAAATAAACTTAAAAATTATTAAAAAGGTGGAAATAAAATGTTTAAAAATAAATTTTTAATAACAACTATGGCTGCATTTTTTATTTTAAGTTCTTCACCTATATATTCAATATACTTTATAATACAAAACTCAGTGAAAAAAGAAGGAAAATTTTTAGGTAATCAGTTGAAAAACCTTATAAATTTTAATGATATTCCTTTATCACCTTTATATAGGAAAAGTTGAGAAAAATTGATAAGTGATTCTGATTCATTTTCTGCTATTTATGATTGAAAATACAAACTAAAAATGGAATCATTATTAAATCGAATCTTAAATAAGGATATTAATATAATGAATGCCGACTTTAAGAAAAAACCGATTTCAACAAAAACAAAATTAACTGATGCTGTTTATTTAGGTTTACAAGTTATGGGCCATAATAAACCAACAGCTACAGAGATGCATGAAATTGGTAGATATGAAATAGCCAACTTTACGGCACTTGAAAATGCAGGTTATACTATTTATGTAAGTAACAGTGATAAGAGACTTGAAATTTTATACACAGATGAAAATGATACTTTCACCGATGGCGAAAATAGAAATTATGTTAAGTTAAATAATAAAAAGGAAACGGATAATATTTTCTTTAAAACCACAGAATTAATAACAAGTGAAAATGTAGTAAACCAGCCAAATAGTGACATTCCAGTATATTTTAAAGCAAAAAAAGATAATGAGATACTAGATTTATATGACCCATTCTATGGAAGAAATAAATTGGAAATTCAAATAAGATCATCTGATTCTGAGGAATATATTCAATATAAATTATGAGATTGAAATCAATATAATTCAAATGATCTTGATTTAAATTGCTACATAGCAAATAACTTTATTAAGATTTATTGTGAAATCGCTTTAAATTACATTGATTTTATTGATCCGCTATCTCCAAACTATCATCAAAAAGGTAGTCCTTTAACTGATGCTAATGATCCATTTAAATATTCAGGAACAACACCCGGTTCGCTTTTATATTATGCATACAAATATAATGCATATTATGATTTAAGAATATTTGTTTTTACAGTTGCAAATAATAATCAAAGAATAGTTTATATAAGCTATGATCAAAATAATGAAATTGAATATGACAAAAGTAGTAATAAACCTATTGTTGATGAACACTTAAAAGATACAAAAAATAATATAGAAAATAGAGAAAGACTATCGTTTAATCCTTGAATTGATTTAAATAAATCAATGCGTGCTTTTGTTGAAAAAACTTGAGACTTATTAATGTTTACGATGGAGGAAATGAGCTAGTATGATAGAAATAAAAAATCTTACTAAAAAATATGGACAAAATGTTGTTCTTGATGGAATTAACTTAAATATTAAGGATGGAGAATCTATTGGTATTTTAGGAGCTAATGGAGCAGGTAAAACAACATTAGTTGAAATAATTTCTGGAGTTAGTGACTTTTCAAATGGAGAAATTAATTTCTACAATTCAGAAAACGAAAAAGATAACTCATTACAAGAAAAAATCGGTATGCAATTTCAAAGTGGCAGTTGGCCTTTCAACACTAGAGGAGTTGACTTATTAAATCTTTTTGTTGGTAAAAATTGAAAGAAAGATAAATATATTGAAAATTTATTAGATATATTCGAAGTTACTACAATTATTAAAAAAAGAATATCTTATTGTTCAAGTGGGGAGCAACAAAGATTTAATTCAATGCTATCCATTATTAATAAACCAAGTGTGCTCATATTAGACGAATTGATTACAGGTTTAGATTTAAAAATGCAAATTAAATTAATTAATTTCTTTGATAAAATGAGAAAAAATGAAAAAATTACTTTAATAGTTATATCTCATATTCCAGAAGAAATAGAACAAATCTGTAAAAGAATAGTTGTACTAAATAAAGGAACTATATTTATCGATAAAACGGTAAATGAAATAAAAAAGCAATATGGATCAATTAGAAATTTCTTAACTTTATATTTTGAGGGAAAGATAAATGACTAAAGCAAGTTATAGTGAATTTTTTAAGAGCAGTTCTAACAACTTTAGAAAAGTATTTAGAGCTAGTTTTATTTCTTCAATTAAAAATGAAAGAGCATGAGTTTTCATAATTCTTGGTTCACTAATAATTACAATTATTTGCTTTGTAGGGTATTCAACTTTTTCTAGAACATATGAATTATTACCACCTCAAATGTTAGCAATATTTATCATTCCTTCTTTTGTTTCGGCAGCATATTTTGTTATATTTTTAATTGAGTGAAAAGACACTTCACTTTTAAAAAGAATCAAATTCTTAGGTATTAAAAAGTGATCAATAATATTTTCGTTTATGTTATGTGCTGTTTTCTTTGCATTTATTTCTGAAATTATTGTAATATTTACAACTTTTTTATTATCCTTAATATTTATAAGAATAAAATTTTACTACATCATAGATTTAAATTGATGAATGTGAATATGATTCTTTTCTTTATCTTTTCTTTGTGTTTGTTCTTCATTTTTATTTTCTTCATCAATAGCGGATTTATTTAAAAGTAAAAATGTTAGAACATCAGTACCATTAATAATTTTTCTGCTGTTCTTGGTGATGTCAGATACAATTATCCCTTCATTTATTTCAGCTAGATGAGGTACATTTAATTATTTTGGGTATGCTTTTATTTCAAAATATGTAGTTTGAAGTTTATTAATTGTTTCATCATATTCTTTTGTTGATTTTAGTGGTGGAATACAACAAATAATTTTTGATGAATCTCATAGTGAAACAACTCTATTTGTTTCAAATTTATGAATTCTGTTAACAGTTTCAATAATATTTATACTTGCAACTTATTACTTATCAGTGAAATTTTTCAAATGAAAATAAGAGAGGAAAAAACATGAAAGATAAAATACCATTTCAAAATGTATTGCGTTATACTTTTAAATCAACTTTTAAGTCTTTTAGAAATTATTTATTTTCAATAATATTGCCAGTTTTTATTATTTTAGCCATCTATCTAATAAAAACTTCTTTTGGACAAAGTGATTATAGAGAAAAGTCTGGCCAAATATACAATCTGTTAATAATACCTTTTACTTTTTCTTTATTTGCTTTTTCTTCAACTTTAGTCAATTGAAAAGAAAGTGTTTTAATAAAACAATCAAAAATATTTTCAATAAGTAAGATTAAAATTTATTTTTCAATTTTTATTTCAATAGCAACACTTACACTAATTTCGCTTATTTGCTCAATATTGGCATTATTTACAGTTGACAGCTTTTTAGAAATCAAAAATTTTTCAATGACTTTTTGAAACATGGCAGGATTTTACATAATAAAAGGTAAATTTACTGAATATTTAAATCTAATATTTGCTATAACATTATTAATAGTGTTTTTTACATTGTATTTGTTTTTAATATTTAATATCTGTTATATTAGTTCACTAAAAATAAAATCAATAGTTTTAATACAAGCTATAAATTTTATTATAATAATATTATTCTTTGCTTTAGGTGATGTTGTATTAGATGTAAATTTAGTGACAAATAAATATGCACAAATGATTTATAATATTTTTGGTTATTTAACACCAACTAAATCTTTTCAATGATTATTCATTTCATTATTTACTAATACTACATTTGCAGGCTACAATTTATTAGAAACAATAGTTAGCCCAAACCTTGAAGTTCCTTATACATTTTTAACTAATAAAACATGAATGATCCTACCTGTGACATTAATTTTTTCTACAATTTGAACTTTAGCTCTTTTCTTGCTAATTCAAAATTCTAATAAGAAAGGTAAATAATAATGAAAAAACTACTTTCTTTAATTACAGCAACTTTTATTATATCAAGTACTGCCCTTAATGTTCTTGCATGTGATATAGGGGATTCATCAACAAGAAATTATCTAGAGGCCTTTGATGATTTTGATTGGTCAAAAGGTCAAACTCAAGATGGTGATGGGTATAATTGAAAATATGATGATTTTATTAAAAACGGAATGAAACTTGAAAATTCGCAAATTAATGAAGTTTCGTCAATTCAAGGGCCTGTTGACAAAATTTTTAATTATGATAAATATTCAACATCATATAAGGGAGCAAATTTTGTTAAAAAACAAGCAACAACAGGAGCACCTGTTATTAAATCATATAGACCTAATGGTAATAAGTGATCAGACTTTGGTTTAAGTTCAAAATCTAGAAAACATTCATATATAAATTCTATTTTAAACTGAAATGATGGTTCAGATTTAGATTTGTCATATAATCAAGCTTCTTATGATTTGCGTGGGAGAAATTATGTAGCAAAAAGTAGCGTTAAATCACAACAAAAAGAAACGTTCTTTAATATGTTTCATGATCCTTCAAATGCTTCGAGTTCAATAGTTGGTACTAAGAACCCATTTGGTGGTAATCTAACTAACCTTTCATACATTCATGAAATGTACACATGACCTGCAATTACAAATAAAGGTTGAATAACAGCTTCGTTTGCTGATTACACAGATTATATGCATAAAAATGGTATACCTGTATTAGGTCTTTGATATATGTCAGGTTGAGAAGATTTAACTCGTGAATCTCTAAAAAACTTACTGGAAAAAGATTCTACAGGACATTTTAAAATAGTTGATATCTTAATTGAACAATGTTTAAAATACAATTTTGATGGATGAATGATTAATAATGAAGCAAATGGTTCTCAAGGTGATGGATATGTTATTAAAAACTCAGAAATTAATGAAATAATGGATGATTTCAATAAAACAGCGATTGATTTAGAACCTCAATTGAACAAAAGACTAAATATTGTACACTATACTAATAGTGGTTCTTTAGATTATGATCATTTAAACAATAAACCAACTTCTAAAAAAACTGTTGACGCAGCAAGGTATGCAAGTGAAATTCAGCTTGATTTTAATCATGATAATCTAGTTTCTGATTATGACGCATATTTAACAAATGTTTGAAATGGTGATCAGTCAAAAAGAAAAACAATTTATTCACTTTTAAATGAAAGCACCAATATTCCAGGTGTAGGTAATTATGATGTAAGAAATTTAGTCTTTCAAAAATCAAAAGATGCCAATGGAAATGATGTTGGTTTTGGTAAAGCTAATAACTCGTTTTCAATTTTTGGTTCAGGTGGAGCCAATGAATATGCAAAAGATTTCAAAAACTACTACTTAAATGCTTCTAAAAACAAAACTGATGAATACAAAGTTTTTTTAATGCAACAAGAAGTTGCTAACCTATACTCTGGGTATCAATTTTTTGGAAGTAACAGTTATTTAGAAAATGATGCTGATGGATATGACACATTAATTTCACAAAGTGTGCAATCTGTGGCAGGAATCTATCAAAATGATCCTAGACTTTCATTTACTAATTTTGCAAAAGATAAAAACAAAATAACTCGACCTGAGTTTTCTTTGGGTGAAAAAGGAAAAGACAATGAAGGTAAAAAAATCAATAGTTATGGTGTAGGGAATGCTTTTTGAGAAAAAACAGTTATAGCAGATTCTATAATCCCAAATGATTATAGTGAACTAGATAAAGAAAAAACAAAAGAAGTTGAAAATGACCCTACTTTGGAAACTTATTTTTCAACTGGGTCAGGTATTCAATTTATTAATAGAGATCTTAATGGTTCTATAATGAATCAAGAAATTTACCCATGAACTAATTCACGATTAGCTGATGTTGCGCCAACTTATCAGTGGGATTTTTGGTCAAGTGAAAAAAATGATGGCACAACTAAAATATCAACCTCAGACGGAGATAAAAATGTAAGTAAAATAACTGATTCAGGTCAATTAACAGGATATTATGATTATTATGATGCATACCAAAAAGGAAATTCACTTGCAATTGGATATGGTTATGACTTTGATAAAGAAGGAACAGTAAAACCAGGAAAATGAATGAATATTCCTTATTATTGAAATATAATGGGTACAAACTTACAAAAAAACGATTATACAGTTTGTTTTTATGTTAAAGCAACTGATAAAGACTCAAATGAAAGTTCATCAAATGAAGATATTAAAAATATTGCCAAAAATACTAAAATAACTGCGATTACATCTGATCCTACTACTGAAAATACTGATGCTAAACCATTAGTATTAGAAACAACAGTTGAAGAGGAAAAAAATGGCTGATTTAAAATATCATCTAATCTATCTCAACTAGAAAATATTTCAAAGGACAAAAGAATTGCAAAATTAGGAATACAAATTAATCCAGGCACAACAGGTTCAGAGAATCAATTTATTTTTAATGTAGGTGGATTTAAAATTGACAAAAATTCCAAGAAAACTGATAATCTTATTAATGATGGAATTAGTTTTATCCAAAATGAATATGTTGTAAAGAGAGAATCAGTAAAAAATAATGTAAATATTAGATTTAATTGAGAAGATAAAAACCAAGATGCAGTTGATTATTATCAAGTTTATTATTCAACTGATAAAAATAGTTGATATAGAGTTGGTCAGACAACTCAAAATAGATATTATATAAGAGAGTTGGATGAATCAGCTGAAGAAAACATTTTTATTGGAATTCAACCAAAGTATAAAAAAGGAACAATAGGTAAAATTAATTTTGCTGGTATAAATACAAAATATAATTACTAATTCAACAATGAAATAAAGGTGTTAATAAATAAATATGAATATATTTCTCTAAGTATACAAAATGATAAAAGAAAACTTTATCATTAAAAATGTATATAAAGATATTTTTTTATCTAAAATATTAAACGAAGTAAGTCATTTATCTTATCAACTAGACAAAAAAATATAGTAGAAGAAAATTTTGAAAATAAAATTATCTTTTTCGTAGTTATCAAATAAATACAAATTTTCTTATTCATACAATTAGATTATGATGCTGAGATCTTGAATATATGTACTTTTTGCCCTAGAAAGTTAAATAACAAAACAAAATGCTAAACAAGTAAATTCTTAATCTAGATCTCTTAGTCCAAAAGATAGGGCAAAGCCATTTTAGAAAACAACTTAAACAGAAAATATTTACCCCGTATCTGAAAAATTTTTATTATTTAATGAGTTAATAACAAAACTAACAATAAATAAAATACAACTTTTGAAAAGTTCTTTTAGATCTTAAAAAGAAATACCATAAGTATTTCAATAAAAAGATTTGAATTTAATTAAGCAAATTGCTAAAAACTATATAAATTACTACAACTACATTATAATTAAATCTAAATCCAACTGTCAAACTTACAGCTACTTAAACAAAACAAAAAGCTATTTTACAAATGGAATAAATTATTATTAATGAAAAAATGCTTTGTATAATGGGAAAATGTATTCACATAAAAACGTAACGATTTTTTTCTTACTATTTTAATAGCACTCTCTTCTTTGAAACTTTTTTTATTTTAATTGTAATTTAACTTCAACATTATTTCTTAATGCTTTGGAATAAGGACAAACTAAATCTGCTTCGTGCATTAATCTCTCCCCAATTTCTTGATCTATACCCACAATTTCAACAATAATTTCAACTGATAAATTGAAGTTTAAATCTCCGTTATGATGTAATGATACTTTAGCAGTTACATTGCTTGGAAAAACTGAATTATTTTTATTCATAACTGCTTGTAAAGCTCCGTTGAAACAAGCACTATAGCCAGCTGCAAATAATTGTTCTGGGTTAGTTGTGCCTTCGACATTTAAAGTTGGTGAAGAAACTTTTAAATTAAATTTATTATCAGGTGATGATACTTCACCAGTTCTACCACCTGTATTTTTTATTTCTGCTTCATAAATTTTGCTCATAAATCTCCTTTTATAGATTAATTATAAACCTTATTAAAGTTTTAAATCAAAACAATTCAATAAGAATTTTTAAACCTTTCTACTTTGTCTAAATTAATATAAATAAAATAAAGAGTTTTCAAATGATCAATTTTGTAAATGTAGAAAAAATGTTTGCAAAAATAAAATTGCTTTAATCAGGATGACAATGCATTTTTGCATTATTTGTAAACTTATTTTATATTTTTTCTTTTAATAATCTTAATTTATTCCAAAAATAACAAAATAAATTATTAAAAAATAATTGCTTAGTTGTAGTTATTTTTTTTATTTCTTTAATAATTCTATATGAAAAAAAATTTATTGATCATTGTTACGCTTTTAATTATTATTTCATTTTTACCATTTCAAATTTATGTAAAAAATAATTCTTACAACTACTTTGAATTGCGATATAAGTTTAATCATAATATAAGAAATTTTTCGTACCCTGAAAAACTTTTAAAAAAAAGATATAAATTTTATTGACTAGATTTTGCTGAACATAAAAGTGATTTAACTTGATTTGAGCCTTTAAAAATTGATTTAAATACTAATTTTATATATTTAGACATCAAAAGTAAATTTGTAATTAAAAAAAGTTTA from the Entomoplasma ellychniae genome contains:
- the mtnN gene encoding 5'-methylthioadenosine/S-adenosylhomocysteine nucleosidase, producing MKLIIGAMFEELQTSIDYFKAKKIKNSICNIYKNEKILFCVTGIGLINAAVGLSYVLNNYEISQVINIGTSGACDSSLKQKDIVWINKIFNSAADATVFGYDYGQIPKMPKFYETASTDVKEKYINKNLASSDIFINDIEQASKHIKKIPSIISVLDMECFGYAQTAYIYKKPFISIKVISDVIGTEDSNAVQFNEFIKIAGNEILNVVKNLI
- the rbfA gene encoding 30S ribosome-binding factor RbfA gives rise to the protein MANNKIKGRKESTILRELTMILERELKNDILRAVSIAEVRLTNDSEIAKVFWSFLPIQGITKELIQNELDTNIKFIRMKLSKKLDTRTVPELKFEYDTSLENANRIEEILKKVKN
- a CDS encoding ATP-binding cassette domain-containing protein, with protein sequence MIEIKNLTKKYGQNVVLDGINLNIKDGESIGILGANGAGKTTLVEIISGVSDFSNGEINFYNSENEKDNSLQEKIGMQFQSGSWPFNTRGVDLLNLFVGKNWKKDKYIENLLDIFEVTTIIKKRISYCSSGEQQRFNSMLSIINKPSVLILDELITGLDLKMQIKLINFFDKMRKNEKITLIVISHIPEEIEQICKRIVVLNKGTIFIDKTVNEIKKQYGSIRNFLTLYFEGKIND
- a CDS encoding endo-beta-N-acetylglucosaminidase codes for the protein MKKLLSLITATFIISSTALNVLACDIGDSSTRNYLEAFDDFDWSKGQTQDGDGYNWKYDDFIKNGMKLENSQINEVSSIQGPVDKIFNYDKYSTSYKGANFVKKQATTGAPVIKSYRPNGNKWSDFGLSSKSRKHSYINSILNWNDGSDLDLSYNQASYDLRGRNYVAKSSVKSQQKETFFNMFHDPSNASSSIVGTKNPFGGNLTNLSYIHEMYTWPAITNKGWITASFADYTDYMHKNGIPVLGLWYMSGWEDLTRESLKNLLEKDSTGHFKIVDILIEQCLKYNFDGWMINNEANGSQGDGYVIKNSEINEIMDDFNKTAIDLEPQLNKRLNIVHYTNSGSLDYDHLNNKPTSKKTVDAARYASEIQLDFNHDNLVSDYDAYLTNVWNGDQSKRKTIYSLLNESTNIPGVGNYDVRNLVFQKSKDANGNDVGFGKANNSFSIFGSGGANEYAKDFKNYYLNASKNKTDEYKVFLMQQEVANLYSGYQFFGSNSYLENDADGYDTLISQSVQSVAGIYQNDPRLSFTNFAKDKNKITRPEFSLGEKGKDNEGKKINSYGVGNAFWEKTVIADSIIPNDYSELDKEKTKEVENDPTLETYFSTGSGIQFINRDLNGSIMNQEIYPWTNSRLADVAPTYQWDFWSSEKNDGTTKISTSDGDKNVSKITDSGQLTGYYDYYDAYQKGNSLAIGYGYDFDKEGTVKPGKWMNIPYYWNIMGTNLQKNDYTVCFYVKATDKDSNESSSNEDIKNIAKNTKITAITSDPTTENTDAKPLVLETTVEEEKNGWFKISSNLSQLENISKDKRIAKLGIQINPGTTGSENQFIFNVGGFKIDKNSKKTDNLINDGISFIQNEYVVKRESVKNNVNIRFNWEDKNQDAVDYYQVYYSTDKNSWYRVGQTTQNRYYIRELDESAEENIFIGIQPKYKKGTIGKINFAGINTKYNY
- a CDS encoding organic hydroperoxide resistance protein, with product MSKIYEAEIKNTGGRTGEVSSPDNKFNLKVSSPTLNVEGTTNPEQLFAAGYSACFNGALQAVMNKNNSVFPSNVTAKVSLHHNGDLNFNLSVEIIVEIVGIDQEIGERLMHEADLVCPYSKALRNNVEVKLQLK